The window TGAGGTACAGATTTTTTGGCGCATTGTTGTACCCATGATTCGCTCCACCATTCTGGTGGTCTCGACTACCACCGTGCTGCTGGTGCTCAAGGTATTCGACATTGTGTATGTGATGACGGCGGGCAACCAGGGCACCGAGGTAATCGCCAGCCGTATGTTCAAGGAGATGTTTAGCTTTCGCCACTATGGCCGGGGCAGCGCGATCGCCGTCATTTTGCTGCTCGCCGTCATCCCCATCATGGTCGTCAACATCCGCGAATTCCTCCACCCCACTACCCGCTAAACCCCCTACCCTCCCACTCGCTAACCCTTCCACTCGCCAACCCTCTACCCCATGCCCCCCTGGCTCACCCGCACCCCCATCCACCTCGCCCTAGTCACCCTCTCCCTGCTGTGGACTCTCCCTAGCCTGGGTCTGCTGATCAGCTCCCTGCGGCCCCCGACTGACGTGCTCGCCAGCGGCTGGTGGACGGTGTTTCAGCACCCGTTTGAGTTCACCCAGTACAGCCTGGAGAACTACCGCGCGGTGCTGGGTGCGGCGGGCATGGGGCAGGCGTTGCTGAACAGCTTTACCATCGCGATTCCGGCGACGGTGATGCCGATCGCGATCGCCACCTTTGCTGCCTACGCCCTGGCCTGGATGGAGTTTCCCGGTCGCCAGTGGCTGTTTTTGGCGATCGTGGCGCTGCTGGTGGTGCCCCTGCAGATGACGTTTATTCCGCTGCTGCGCACCTACCGCGATTTGGGCCTAACGGGCACCTTTGCCGGGGTGTGGCTGGCCCACACGGGCTACAGTCTGCCCCTGGGAATTTACCTGCTGTGCAATTACATTCGGGCACTGCCAAAGGACTTGATCGAAGCGGCGGCGGTGGATGGGGCCACTCACCTCAAAATTTTTACGCGAGTGGTGATGCCGCTGTCGATGCCGGCGATCGCCTCCTTTGCAGTCTTCCAGTTTCTCTGGGTGTGGAATGATTTGCTGGTGGCGCTGGTGTTTTTGGGCGGCACCCCCACCGTCGCGCCCCTGACCATTACCCTCACCAACCTGGTCGGCTCGCGAGGCCAAGACTGGCATCTGCTCACCGCCGGGGCGTTTGTCACCATGACGGTGCCGCTGCTGGTGTTTTTTGCCCTCCAGCGGTACTTTGTGCGTGGGCTGTTGGCGGGGTCGGTGAAGGGGTAGATGGGTGGGCGGGTAGGCGGGTAGGCGGGTGGATGGGTAGGCGGGTGGATGGAGTAGATGAGCTTAAAACCCTGACCCCCTGATCCCTGACCCTTCCCATTCACTCTCCCACTCATCCACTCTCCCACCCATCCACCCTCCCACTCTCCCACCCATCCACTCCCCCACCCTATGCCCTCGGTCACCTTCAAGTCTGTTACTAAGCGCTACGGCGAGTTTGTGGCCCTCCGTGATTTGAATATTGAGATCGGCGATCGCGAATTCCTTGTCTTCGTTGGCCCTTCGGGCTGTGGCAAAACTACTACTCTGCGGCTGCTGGCGGGGTTGGATGCGGTTACTGCTGGGGATATTTATATTGGCGCTCGCCGGGTGAATGAGCTGGCTAGCCGCGATCGCAACATTGCCATGGTGTTTCAGTCCTACGCGCTGTATCCCCACATGACGGTGTATGACAACATGGCTTTTAGCCTGGAACTTCAGGGTTTGGGCAAGGGCGATATTCAGCAGCGGGTGCAGCGGGCGGCCCAGCAGATGGGGCTGGAAGATTTGCTTTACCGCAAGCCTAAGGAGCTATCGGGGGGGCAGCGGCAGCGGGTGGCGGTGTGTCGGGCGATCGTCCGCAACCCGGCGGTGTTTTTGATGGATGAACCCCTTTCTAACCTGGATGCTCAACTGCGCGTGCAGGCCCGCACCGAAATCAGTCGCCTGCACCGTGAGCTAGAAAGCACGTTCATTTATGTCACCCATGACCAGGTCGAAGCCATGACCATGGGCACCCGCATCGCCATTTTGAACCAGGGCGTCTTGCAGCAGATCGATACTCCCCAGGCGATCTACAGCGCTCCTAAAAACAAGTTTGTGGCCGGGTTTATCGGCAGTCCCGCGATGAATTTCTTTGATGGAGTTCTAGTCGAAATGGCCGATCAGCTTTGGTTCAAATCCGATGCTCTAAGCTTGCCTCTACCGCCGACAACCTCTGCCCAGTACCAGCGCTACATCAGTCAGCGGGTAATCTGCGGCATTCGCCCCGAAGACATTCACGATGCCCGCTACCTGCCTCCTAGCATAGTCACCGCTCCCCTCAAAGGCACCATTACCCACACTGAAAGCATGGGCCATGAGGTGATTGTTTACCTGGCTCTAGGCGACGGTCAGAGCTGCGCAGCTAGGGTAGATCGCCGCTCGACTCTGGCTTTGGGCGACAGGGTTGAACTGGCCGTGAACACCCATGTCCTACACCTGTTTAATTCCCACACTGAAGAGGCGATAAGTTAACTCTTTGGGTGGGGATTGTTTAGGAGCGACTTTTGCTAACTTAACAAAGAACAATGCTGAACAGGGAATAATTCGACTCTGGCACCTGTTCTGCTCAATCTACCACCAGAGGATTTTCTCTATGGCCAAGGTGCCTAGAGGTAAACGGCAGTCTCCCCGCTTTTGGAACGAGATTACTCCAGAGTCATCGGAGTTGCAGCTCTCCCCGACGGCATGGCGGCACGAGGCGACCGTGAACAGGCAGATTCAAGTTTATGCCCAGCTTCATCTGCTGCAGCAAATAGTTGACTCGATGCCTGCTTGCGTTTCCTATGTAGACAAAAATCTTTGCTATCAATACGTCAACGTCACGTATCAAGACTGGTTTGGTATCAAGCCGGAGGATCTCTATGGTCGCTCCTTGGAAACAGTGATTGGCACCGCCGCCTACGAAAAGGTTAAGCCCAATATCGATCGGGTTTTAGCGGGAGAAAAGGTGGTCTATGAAGCCACCCTACATTATGACCGGGCGGGGACGCGCTATGTGCACGCCACCCTGGTACCCGACTACGACACCGAGGGGGCGGTGAAAGGCTACTTTGCGTTGATTCAAGACCTGACCGATCGCAAGGCGGCAGAACTTGCCCTCCAGCGGAAGTCAGAGCAAGATCACACTCTTTGGCAGATCACCCAACGCATTCGACAAACCCTAGACCTACAAGATATTTTGGCCACTGCCACTGAGGAGGTGCAGCGCCACCTACACGTCGATCGCACCCTGATTTTTCAGTTCACCTCGGGCCACGGCGGCGAGGTCATTCAGGTTACCCATGAGGCTGACTGCCCTATAGCCATCACCGCTCATCAGTGCCAGGGGCAAGGGCTGCGGTCAACCTGCTATCAACATTATGGTCAGAGCACCGTGGGTGCTGTGGCCGACCTAGAGCAGCAGGATGCTGACCTCTGCCTCAGCCCCTTGATGCGGGCGATCGCGGCTAAGTCGGCCATTATTGCCCCGGTGCTACAGGCCCAGGGCGAAGGAGAAAACTGTCTTTGGGGGTTTTTGATCGCTCAGACCTGTAGCGACTACCGCCAGTGGAGTACGGGAGAAGTCGATCTGCTGGAGCAGGTGGCTGACCAGTTGGCGATCGCCGTGCAGCAGGCCGATCTACTGGCCAAACTCCAGTGCCAAGCTGAACGGCTAGCCGAGACCAACCAGGCCCTAGAGCAGGCCAACCAACGCCTCAATGAACTGAGCCGCCAAGATGCCCTCACTAAAATTGCCAACCGTCGCCATTTCGACGTCGTTCTTCAGCAGGAGTGGAAGCGCCTGAGTCGCAGCCAATTACCCCTTTCGCTGATCATGTTTGACGTTGATCGCTTTAAGCAATTCAACGATCGCCACGGGCACCTGGCTGGAGATGCTTGCCTGACCACCGTTGCCCAAACTAGCCAGGGCGTGGTTAATCGCCCTACCGATCTAGTCGCCCGCTATGGGGGCGAAGAGTTTGCTGTCGTCTTGCCCAATACCGATCTTTCGGGGGCACTCACCATTGCTGAAACCCTTCGCCGCAGCATCTGCGCGCTCAACATCGTGAATTTTGAAACAGAAACCGAGACGGTCTATGTCACCGTTAGCGTTGGGGTGGCCTGCCAAATTCCCACTGTCGGCACGTCGCCTCAATATCTGATCGACATCGCTGATCGGGCGCTCTACCGAGCCAAGCAGACCGGACGCAACCGCGTAGTCTATGGGGAATAAGGATTCTTTTCGCAGGGCTGGCACAGTAGAGTAACCTGGCCTAAGGTTAGGGCCATGCATGCCCACTGAGATCAGGCCACCACAATGAAAAAACTTCCCCAATTCGTCGGGCTTACGCTTATCTTCAGCGTTGTGATGGTTGGCTGCCGGTCGCAGTCAAACGCTCCCCAATCTACCGAAGCGCAGTCCGGCGATACCATCACCATTCTGGGCACCCTGACCGGCGTGGGCGAAGACAAGATGCGGGCCGCTATGGCTCCCTTTACCGCAGCTACCGGAATTGAAATTATCTACGAAGGCAGCGATGCCTTTACCACCCTGGTGCCGGTGCGGGTCGATTCGGGCAACCCGCCAGATATGGCCCTTTTCCCGCAGCCGGGGCTGATGATGGACTTTGCTGAGGCCGGGCAGATGGTGCCCCTCACCGACTTTATCGATCGCGCCACCCTGGGCGACGCCTACGACGAGTACCTGCTAAATCTGGTCAGTCTAGAAGACGATGTCTATGGCCTGTGGATGCGGGCAGATGTGAAAAGTCTGGTGTGGTACAACCCGCAGGCCTTTGAGGCCAAGGGCTACACTGTGCCTGAGACCTGGGCCGAGATGGAAGCGCTCAGCGATCGCATGATCGCTGACGGCAGCAAACCTTGGTGTGTGGGCATGGAAAGCGGACAGGCCACCGGCTGGGTGGGCACTGACTGGGTCGAGGACATTTTGCTGCGCCAGGCGGGGCCAGACGTTTATGACCAGTGGGTGAGCCACCAGATTCCCTTTGCTGACCCGCAGGTAAAGGCGGCGTTTGAGGGCTTTGGGGCGATCGCCCTCGACCCCGAGGCGGTGCTGGGCGGCACCACTGGCATTCTCAGCACCCCCTTTGGGGAGGCTCCGCTGCCGCTGTTTGCCAACCCACCGGGCTGCTACCTGCATCACCAGGCCAGCTTTATTGTGGAATTTTTGCCCGAAACCATCGAACCCGGCGTCAATCTCAGCGTGTTTCCGCTGCCGCCGATAGACCCTGCCCAGGGCAATGCGGTGATTTTGGGCGGCATTGTCTTTGGCGTCTTTAACGACACGCCAGCGGTGCGCGCCCTGATGGCCTACCTGGCCACCCCCGAACCCCACACGATCTGGGCCGGGCTGGGTAGCTACATCTCGCCACACCAGCAGGTGAGCCTCGATGCTTACCCCGATGACCTCACCCGCAAGCAGGCCGAGATTTTGAGAAATGCCGATGTGCTGCGCTTCGACGGCGCTGATCTGATGCCGGGGGCGATCGGCACGGGCGCCTTTTGGTCAGGCATTGTTGACTACGTCGATGGACAGGATCTAGATACCGTTCTCAGCGACATCGACGACGCTTGGCCCCCTGAATCAGAGTAGGGGCGAACGGCATTCATCTTCCAAGGGTGTTGGCTCTCGGAGCAGTTCTGTAACCAGGGTGCTGCACCAGTCGACGCGACCGATAAAAATTCTCAAGGCGATCGCTGGCGGCAGCGAAAAAGCTGCTCGAAAACACCCCAATCGTGAATGTGTCAGATCGCAGGGGCGCTGTTTCCCTTGGCTAAATGGAAAGATTCAACGAGCAAAAATTAGACTTCTGTGGCTACGTTTAGGTAGGGCGAAAACGAAGCCCTTTCATCAGGGGTCAGGCGCTTGGGACGCATGGTTTTAGCATCCACAAACAGACCTTTTTGCACGCCCTCAGCGGCCAACACCTGGTCGCCATTATAAAACCGAAACTGCATCACTGCCGAGGCGTTGCGCAGCTCCGACAGCCACATCTGGGCCTGGACGCGATCGCCCAAATACAGCGGCAACTTATAAATAATGTTGGTTTCAACTAAAACCGGCGCGATTCCCTGTTTGAGCACTTCGTGAATGGGCATGCCAATGGCTTCTAGCAGCTTGAGGCGACCAATTTCCATCCAGTGAATATAGACAGAGTTATTCACATGGCCCGCGAAGTCAATTTGATAGGTATAAACCTCAAGATCAAACAGTAGCTTGTGCATAGTCTGCTCTCAGCCAAAGAATGAATCGATCTAAGTCACCGCCCAGTGACACGGTATCATGGTCACCGGGTGGTGACAAGCCAGCAAGAGGACTTTATGGCGCGCGACAAAGAAGAAACCAAGGCCCGCATTTTGGCTGCCGTCGGCAGGCTATTAGCCGAATCTGGCTTTAAAGGTCTAGGGGTGAATGCGATCGCCCGTGAGGCCGGAGTCGATAAAGTTTTGATCTACCGATATTTTGAAGGGCTGCCGCAGCTGCTCCAAAGTTTTGCTAAGGAGGGTGACTACTGGCCATCAGTAGAGGAATTGGTGGGGGATGAGTCTACGGTGAATGCCGAAACTCTGGCCGGCTGGATGGCCTATCTGCTGTCAAGATTTTCAGACAATTTGCAAGAGCGCCCCATGACCCAAGAAATTTTGCGGTGGGAACTGCTTGAGGGCAATGAATTAACCCGTGAACTTGCCCATGTACGAGACAGATTTGCTCTAGACAGCCTAAAGTTTTTAGAAGAAAAAGGGTCTTTTCCTCCAGACAAAGATATTCCAGCCATTAGCGCTGTTTTAGTAGCGGGAGTGGTCTATCTCATGCTGCGAACTAAGTCTAGCAGCACGTTTATGGGCATCGACTTTAGCTCGCCTGCTGGTTGGCAGCGCATTCAGGCCGCCCTTGACTCCATGGTTCAGCTAACAGTTGCAGACAGCAAAAAATAACCGGTGACTTCGCTCAGCCACCGGTTATTTCAAATTTGCAGGGCTGCGATCGCTAGGCCAAAACCTTGGCAGGCGAGAGCGTCAGCACATCAACGCCGTCTTTGGTCACCACTACGGTGTGCTCAAACTGGGCCGACAGGGAGCGATCGACAGTAATTGCCGTCCAGCCATCCAGGAGCACTTCAGCCTCATAGCTGCCAATATTGATCATCGGCTCAATGGTGAACACCATGCCGGGACGCAGCTTTTTGCCCTTGCCCTTTTCGCCATAGTGAGGAATCTGCGGAGCGGCGTGGAAAATGCGGTGGACGCCGTGGCCCACAAAGTCGCGCACCACCGAGAAGCCTTCACCTTCAGCATATTCTTGAATGGCCGCACCGATGTCGCCCACCCGAGCCCCGGGCTTGACCGCACGAATTCCGCGCCACATGGCTTCTTCGGTGACTTCAACCAGACGACGGGCGGTGGGGGAAACATCGCCTACCAAGAAGGTGCGGGAGGTGTCGCCGTGGTAGCCGTCCAAAATGGGGGTGACATCGATATTGACGATGTCGCCGTCACGCAGCACGTCTTCGCCGTTGGGAATGCCGTGGCAGATGACTTCGTTGATGCTGGTACAGATAGAGCGGGGAAAGGGCATCACCGTACCGGCATAGCCCAAGGGAGCACTTTTAGCACCGTGCTTTTGGGTCCAGGTCTCGGCCAAGTCGTTCAGTTCTTGGGTGCTGACGCCGGGCTTGACGTGGGGAGTCAGATAGTCGAGCAGCTGAGCGGCGAGCTGGCAGGCTTTGCGCATTTTTTCTAGCTCGCGGCTAGAAAGGAGAGTGATAACTTCGGAGGGTTGCTTTTGTTCTTCCACGGTATCTTTGGCTCTGGGTGAATGGCTGGGGGTGAGTGCCTTAGCTATAGAGTAGGCATTTTCTCGGCGATAGAAACATTGAGGGTCTAAACCGACCGCTCCTGCCCAGCAGTAATTCCCTGGGTGATGATGCCAAAAATGCCATGCCGCTAGTATAGCAACCGACGTTCTACTGCTCATGGTTTGCTAAGTGCTTGCGTGTTTTAATGCCGGCTTTTTTTGACCAGAGGTAAGCTGATGCGTCCTCTGCTTGATGATGTCGCCCCCTTGGTGTGGTAGTAGGTCCATCCATCGTTACCCTCGCGGGTTATAGCGGTAGTTTGTTCTGCATTGCACAATGGTGCTCACCAAAGCCTGTTTCTTGAACAGTGAGTAGGTTGGCTGATGCCTTACCAAGTGCGCCCTGCAACCTTAGACGATCTGCCCAGTCTCACAGCCCTGCTAGAGGCGTACATGCAGGAGACCTTTCAGCGCCCTTGGGGTGGCACCTCCCAAAAGCTGGCCCAGGACGGGTTTGGAGCCGAGTTTGAGCTGATAGTGGCGGAAACAGAACCGCTAACGCCAATTGCCTTTGCCGCCTGGGGATCTCATTATGATCTGCACCACTGCATGAAAGGCGGTGTGATCATTGATTTGTTCGTCGATCCGGCCCATCGTGCTAGAGGCGTGGCGGCGCAGCTGATGATGGCGATCGCCGCTCAGGTTCAGCAGCGAGGTGGTGAGTATATTACCGGCGGAGCCGTCGATAACCCCAGCGCTCAACGGTTTTATCGGCGCTGTGCCCACAGCTTTTCAGCGGTAGAGTGCTACGTGTCAGGCCGGGCGTTTCGGCGATTGGCAGAGCTATCGGGCCAATCCATAAGCTACGTGGTGAGAAACCTACCAGAAGTCTCCTGGAACTACGAACCCTAATCGCCCCAGAGGCGGCGGCGGGTGGGGCCTTGGAGGCGATCGTGGGTGTCGCGCAGCAGAGTGGGAATATCTAGCTTTTCCGGGCAGCGGGGCAGGCAGTCGCCGCAGTCGGTGCAGCGGTTGGCCTTGCGGCCGGGGAACCAGTGACCTGCGTTCTCAAACATGCGGTACCGGTATTCGCCAAAGGGCTGCATGTCGTAGGCCACCGCCAGATTTCTGAGCCGCAGCACTTCTGGAATATTAATGGCTTCAGGGCAGGGCAGGCAGTCGTAGCACTGGGCGCAGCGATCGCTCCCTAAAGCAGCAGATTCCTGTACCGAGAGCCGTTCTAAGGCGGCGAGTTCGGCGGCGGTGAGGGGATAGGTGCGATCGCCCAAGCTTTCTAAAATTGCGAGTTCTGCCGGGATGGCGGGACCGGTGCTAAGGGTGGTGATGCGCGGGTCGGCCAGCAGCCAGCGATAGGTCAACTCCAACGGGGTAAACGGTGCGCAGAGTTCCTCAAGCTGGGCGGGCGGGGTGTAGAGCATACCGCCCTTGTCGCCAGGGGAGATGATGAAAATACCCATATCTCGCTCAGTGGCGAGGTTGAGGATGGGGGCGTGGCGCTGAAATAAATAGTAGTAGTGCAGGTTGACGAAATCGAACTGATCAGTAGCGATCGCCCCCTCGATCACCTCCCGACTGCCGTGGGTCGAAAACCCCACGTGGCCAACGCGGCCATCGGCTTGAAAGCGCCGCACCGCCGCCATGCAGCCCTGGGGATCGCTCACCCAGGCTAGGTGCTCAGGGGTGTTGAGGCCGTGGATGGCGAGACAGTCAATTTGGGGCAGTCCCAGCCGTTCCAGGGATTCCTCTAGGCGCTGAGTCATTGTGGCGGCGTCAGGCTGAGGTGTAACTTTGGTGGTGATTACCAAGTTGTCTGGCACCGCTGCTGTTTTGAGAAAAGCCCCTAACCAGCGCTCGCTAGTGCCATAGGCCTGAGCAGTTTCGATGTGGTTGATGCCCAGCGCCAACCCAGCGATCAGAGTGTCGCGAAACACCTTCTCAGAAGCCAGAGCGCGCATGATGCCCAGAGATAGCACCGAGAGCGATAGATTGGTGCGACCGAACCGCCGATAGTCCATAGCTGAAAGGTTTAAGGGGGCAGGGTATAGGGTTTAAGGGGTGGCCATAAACCCTGAGCCTTGTACCTTATACCCTAAACCCTTTGCCCTACGAGTCAGAGCTTTCCAGCGTATCGTTGCTGGTGGAGGACTTGCCCCGGTGGGTGAAATCGGAGGGGTTGATGTTGGCCAGAAAGGCTTGAAACGCTTTCTTCTCAGCCTCATCGGCGTCGGTATCGACAGGGATAGAGGCCTCGGCGACGACTTCTTCCATCACCCAGATGGGGGCGTCAAGGCGCAGAGCGATCGCGATCGCATCACTGGGGCGCGAGTCTAGCTCGCGGCGAATTTCGCCCTTGGAAAGGGTGAGCAGGGCAAAGTATGTGTTGTCTTGTAGGGAGTGAATGACCACGCGCTCCAGGGTCATATCCCACTCATCGAGCAAGTTGACAAACAGGTCGTGGGTGAGGGGACGGGGGGCGGGCTGGTTTTCGAGCACCGCGATGATGGAATTGGCCTGCTCGCGGCTGATGTAGATTGGAACCTGTCGGCGATCGGTAGTGTCTCGCAGCAAAATTACCGGAGTTCGCGACATCGCATCTAGGGCAATCCCGGCGACTCTCATTTCAATCATTGGTTTGGCCTCTTGGATCCGTTGATTGGCGTGCTCTAGGGGTGTTTGTCAGCCTGGAACCGATACTATTACTAGTGTACTGGGCTGTTTGCGTACCGGGCGATTTCTATGGATGGCAGGCTGAGGGTTACCCAGTGAAGCGATTCTAAAGCGACTGTGGGCGGGGGTTGCCCCCTTAGTCTACCTAAGCTTATCTATCAGCAGATGGAATACGGGATACTCTAAAGAAAAAAATTATTGCTTTAAGTATGCCCCGATTGGGCCCTAGGTGGGTCGCAGTTTCCCTGAGAATTTTCTTAAGGTTACAGCCATGTTTACTGGACTGATTCAAGCGACGGGTATGCTCTTTCACAAGGGCGATACCCAGGTCTACCTGCGCTGGGAGACCAGCCCACTGCCTGGTTCCCTTACCGATGTCGAACTGGGGGATAGCATCGCGGTAGATGGCATTTGCCTGACGGTAGAAACCATGTTGCCCGATGGCTTTGTGGCCGCAGTTTCACCGGAAACCCTCGATCGCACCTCCCTGGGCAACCTCCCCGACGGCAGTCGAGTCAACCTGGAGTCGTCACTGCGAGTGGGCAGCAAAATTGGTGGTCACTTTGTCACCGGCCACATCGACGGGCAGGGCCATCTAGAAGCGGCGATCGAAACCGACAACGCCTGGAAGCTTAGTTTTACCGTGGGCGATCGCCGGGTGGCCCGCTACATCGTGCCCAAGGGCAGCATTGCGGTGAATGGCATTAGCCTGACGGTGGCCGACTGTAGCCCCAGCGGCAACTGGTTCGCCGTGGCGGTGATCCCTGTGACCTACCGCGAAACCACCCTGCAACACCTGCGCCCTGGCCAGGCGGTGAACCTGGAGGGCGACGTGCTGGGTAAGTATGTAGAGAAATTCACGGTGGGCAAGGAGGATTCTGCGGCAGGAGGAGATGGGCTGTCGCTAGAGTTTTTGACAGAACACGGCTACTGATGCGATCGGCCAACACAGTCTGCTTTCGGGTCGGTTGTGCTATCAAAGTCAAAGAAAAAAGTTGGGCTAGGCGCAGATGAGGTGACGGCAATGGCTGACGCAACCCTTTACCTACTGTGCGGCAAAATTGCGGCGGGCAAGTCTACTAAGGCACGCGAATTGGCGAGCCAGCCCGGTACGGTTTTGATTGCCCAGGACGAGTGGCTGTCCACCCTCTACCCTGACGAGCTCAACACGCTGGCTGACTACGTTCGATGTAGCACGCGCCTCAACAGCGTGATGGGCACCCATGTTGAGGCGTTACTGAGAACGGGGCTCTCGGTCGTCCTCGACTTCCCAGCCAACACGGTGAAAAGTCGGCAGTGGATGAAAGCGATCGTTGAGCGAGCTGGAGTTGCCCATAGTCTGTATTACCTAGACGTGCCGGATGCCGAGTGCAAGCGGCGGCTGCGCCAGCGTAACGAAAGCGGCACTCACGAATATGCGCCAACCGAGGCTGATTTTGACCAGTTCACCAGCTATTTTGTGCCGCCCGCCCCAGAAGAGGGCTTTAACGTGATCACTATCCAGGGCTGAAGGCACTAGATCCACCCCGGCAGGAGCCAGCGGCGGTGGAGCGCTTCTAGCGAGAGGGGAGTGCCGAGGTAAAGGGGGAGCCAGAAAAGAAAGCTGAGGGCGATCGCCCCCAGCAGCACCAGAGCCAGCGGGCGATCGCGAGGGTGCTGCCACCACTGCGCCATTAGCCACGCTAGCCCCAAGGTGCTAACCGCCGCCATGCCCATCGCATGATACAGAAACGTGCAGCGACTCACCAGCGCCCAGGGCAGCCAGTTCGCTAGGTAGTTAAGCAGAATAAACAGCACTACGGCATTGCTTGGGGACCTAACCCCGCGATTTTCACCCGTCACTCGCCGACTCAGCCAGCCCAGGCCCAGAGCTAATACAGCCGCTGTCCCCAGCCACCACAACACTGGGTTCCCCATCGCGTGGATGGTCGTGGCTATGCCGTCAGCGCGTTCGTAAAAGTAGGCTACCGGGCGCATCATCAGTGGCCAGCTGTGCCAAGGCGAGCAGTAATCGTGACCTGCCCCCGCTGCGATCGATTGGTGGGTAGACCAAAGGCGACGGTGAATGCCCACTAGCGATTCGCCCGTTAACGCTAGATGGGGCAGCCACAGCAGCAGGTAGGTCGCCAAGGGAATCACGCCTAGGTAGGCCGCCCGCATGCGCCAGCGGTTGCCCCTCATCCCCCAGCCCCTTCTCCCTAAGGGAGAAGGGGCGCCAGAGAAAACTTCAAAGTCCCTCTCCCCTGGGGAGAGGGATTTAGGGAGAGGGGCTTCCCCATCGCTTGTGAGAATTTCCCACAGCAGCAGGCCCAGCCACAGTCCTGCCCAGTTCCACTTCACGCTGATGGCGGCCCCCAGGGCGATGCCTGCTACCCAGCGCCAGCGCGAGGAATGTTGGGCCTGACCTGCCCTGACCCATGCCCACTGGCCCAGCAGCCCCAGGGCCAGCCCGTAAATATTGATCAACGCCAGGCGCGACTCTACTAGAGTCAGCCCTTCCATCGTCATTAGCAATCCGGCCACCAGGGCGAAGGTGCGATGGCGCTGGGGTGGATAGTCATGGCTGAGGGCAAAGGCCAGCGCCGCCAACAGTACCGGAATTGTTGCGCCCACGATCGCATTCAGCCAGCGAAAGGCCAGCGGACTGACCAAAGCACCCTCTACCTCCACCGTGGGCCAACCCAGCCAGGCAACGGGCCACTGCCCAATCCAAATGCCCAAGGCGATTAGGTATTTGGCCAAGGGCGGGTGGGCGTCGAAGCTGGGCGTTCCCTGTAAATAGTCGAGCGAGAAGGGGACGTAGTAGATCTCGTCGAAGACTAGGCCATGGATGCGGCCCAGGCCAACCAGGCGCAGGCTGAGGGCGAGCGCCCCCAACCCCAGCATCCAACCCCAGAGAGGCACCCGACGAATCACTACTGCCCTTGGGCGGCCATGCGCTCTTTCATGCGATCGCGAAACGCCGCCAGATCTTCCGCTGAAGGTTGGGTCCTCTGCCAGGCGGGGCGATCCATCAGGCGGCTAGTCCAGGCTTGTAGGGTGGGGTAGTCGGCCATAGGCAGGCCCAACTGCTCAAACCAGGGAGCAAAGGTGCCCGCCACCACATCTGCCAGGGTGAGCTGCTCGCCGCAGAAAAAGGGGCCATTCCCCAGCTTGTCGGTATAGAACTTGAGCACCACCTCGGCCTTTTGCTTGGCCTGGGCGATCGCCTCCTCTGGGTCTTGGCCAAAGCCCATCATCTGTTTGATCAGCGGGTTGATGGCGGGCACCAGCTCGTTTACCGTCACCATTTCAACCATGCGCATCGTGGCGATGCCCTCAGGAGTGGTTGCCAGCAGCGAAGTCGTGGGGTACTTGGC is drawn from Leptolyngbya subtilissima AS-A7 and contains these coding sequences:
- a CDS encoding GNAT family N-acetyltransferase, coding for MPYQVRPATLDDLPSLTALLEAYMQETFQRPWGGTSQKLAQDGFGAEFELIVAETEPLTPIAFAAWGSHYDLHHCMKGGVIIDLFVDPAHRARGVAAQLMMAIAAQVQQRGGEYITGGAVDNPSAQRFYRRCAHSFSAVECYVSGRAFRRLAELSGQSISYVVRNLPEVSWNYEP
- the ribE gene encoding riboflavin synthase — translated: MFTGLIQATGMLFHKGDTQVYLRWETSPLPGSLTDVELGDSIAVDGICLTVETMLPDGFVAAVSPETLDRTSLGNLPDGSRVNLESSLRVGSKIGGHFVTGHIDGQGHLEAAIETDNAWKLSFTVGDRRVARYIVPKGSIAVNGISLTVADCSPSGNWFAVAVIPVTYRETTLQHLRPGQAVNLEGDVLGKYVEKFTVGKEDSAAGGDGLSLEFLTEHGY
- a CDS encoding TetR/AcrR family transcriptional regulator, coding for MTRYHGHRVVTSQQEDFMARDKEETKARILAAVGRLLAESGFKGLGVNAIAREAGVDKVLIYRYFEGLPQLLQSFAKEGDYWPSVEELVGDESTVNAETLAGWMAYLLSRFSDNLQERPMTQEILRWELLEGNELTRELAHVRDRFALDSLKFLEEKGSFPPDKDIPAISAVLVAGVVYLMLRTKSSSTFMGIDFSSPAGWQRIQAALDSMVQLTVADSKK
- a CDS encoding AAA family ATPase → MADATLYLLCGKIAAGKSTKARELASQPGTVLIAQDEWLSTLYPDELNTLADYVRCSTRLNSVMGTHVEALLRTGLSVVLDFPANTVKSRQWMKAIVERAGVAHSLYYLDVPDAECKRRLRQRNESGTHEYAPTEADFDQFTSYFVPPAPEEGFNVITIQG
- a CDS encoding bifunctional nuclease family protein, whose amino-acid sequence is MIEMRVAGIALDAMSRTPVILLRDTTDRRQVPIYISREQANSIIAVLENQPAPRPLTHDLFVNLLDEWDMTLERVVIHSLQDNTYFALLTLSKGEIRRELDSRPSDAIAIALRLDAPIWVMEEVVAEASIPVDTDADEAEKKAFQAFLANINPSDFTHRGKSSTSNDTLESSDS
- the map gene encoding type I methionyl aminopeptidase; amino-acid sequence: MSSRTSVAILAAWHFWHHHPGNYCWAGAVGLDPQCFYRRENAYSIAKALTPSHSPRAKDTVEEQKQPSEVITLLSSRELEKMRKACQLAAQLLDYLTPHVKPGVSTQELNDLAETWTQKHGAKSAPLGYAGTVMPFPRSICTSINEVICHGIPNGEDVLRDGDIVNIDVTPILDGYHGDTSRTFLVGDVSPTARRLVEVTEEAMWRGIRAVKPGARVGDIGAAIQEYAEGEGFSVVRDFVGHGVHRIFHAAPQIPHYGEKGKGKKLRPGMVFTIEPMINIGSYEAEVLLDGWTAITVDRSLSAQFEHTVVVTKDGVDVLTLSPAKVLA
- a CDS encoding aldo/keto reductase — its product is MDYRRFGRTNLSLSVLSLGIMRALASEKVFRDTLIAGLALGINHIETAQAYGTSERWLGAFLKTAAVPDNLVITTKVTPQPDAATMTQRLEESLERLGLPQIDCLAIHGLNTPEHLAWVSDPQGCMAAVRRFQADGRVGHVGFSTHGSREVIEGAIATDQFDFVNLHYYYLFQRHAPILNLATERDMGIFIISPGDKGGMLYTPPAQLEELCAPFTPLELTYRWLLADPRITTLSTGPAIPAELAILESLGDRTYPLTAAELAALERLSVQESAALGSDRCAQCYDCLPCPEAINIPEVLRLRNLAVAYDMQPFGEYRYRMFENAGHWFPGRKANRCTDCGDCLPRCPEKLDIPTLLRDTHDRLQGPTRRRLWGD